In Thermospira aquatica, the following proteins share a genomic window:
- the miaA gene encoding tRNA (adenosine(37)-N6)-dimethylallyltransferase MiaA, whose translation MAVRLALTCGGEIVSCDSVQIYRGLDIGSAKPSLAIREVVPHHCLDRIDPPESVSAGLYKRMAEEAICDILRRGKIPIVVGGTGLYFNALYYGLFEGPVATPEQRKKYAFLSLEELLQRVAEVDPEWFASNETKDRRRLTRVLEVYDIAREKLSTLQKKNKRLDVTWYIVAPQWPREVLYQRIDRRAIHMVQEGLIEETEKLCKQWGKDAFALQSLGYKQVLEYLEGCYDKQTMIETIQRETRRYAKRQLTWFRKNKDIHWFYPSEEEKVTHNILSWLETQSFSEEVGFVEGTPWP comes from the coding sequence ATAGCAGTTCGTCTTGCCCTCACCTGTGGGGGAGAAATCGTCTCCTGCGACTCTGTGCAGATCTATCGTGGACTTGATATCGGTTCTGCAAAACCATCTCTCGCGATTCGCGAGGTTGTTCCCCATCATTGTCTTGATAGGATAGATCCCCCCGAAAGCGTGAGTGCAGGTCTTTATAAACGTATGGCCGAGGAAGCCATCTGTGATATTCTTCGTCGGGGGAAGATCCCTATTGTTGTAGGGGGAACAGGGTTATACTTCAATGCCCTCTATTATGGTCTTTTTGAAGGTCCTGTTGCTACTCCGGAGCAGCGAAAAAAGTATGCCTTCCTTTCTCTTGAAGAGCTTTTGCAAAGAGTGGCAGAAGTAGATCCAGAGTGGTTTGCTTCGAACGAAACCAAGGATAGAAGGCGTCTGACCCGTGTTCTCGAAGTGTATGACATAGCTCGAGAGAAACTCTCCACCCTTCAGAAAAAAAATAAACGCCTTGATGTTACGTGGTATATTGTGGCGCCTCAGTGGCCTCGAGAGGTCTTGTACCAGAGGATTGATAGGAGAGCCATTCATATGGTGCAAGAGGGGCTTATCGAAGAGACAGAAAAACTCTGTAAACAATGGGGAAAGGATGCTTTTGCCCTTCAGTCTCTTGGCTACAAACAGGTCTTAGAGTATCTTGAGGGTTGTTATGACAAACAAACAATGATAGAGACAATTCAGAGGGAAACCCGCCGCTATGCGAAACGGCAACTTACCTGGTTTCGGAAGAATAAAGACATTCACTGGTTTTATCCTTCTGAAGAAGAGAAAGTTACCCACAATATTCTCTCGTGGCTTGAAACTCAGAGTTTTTCAGAAGAGGTGGGGTTTGTCGAGGGTACGCCCTGGCCTTGA
- a CDS encoding UDP-N-acetylmuramoyl-L-alanyl-D-glutamate--2,6-diaminopimelate ligase codes for MLMNLLLRDILGREAFETTYRSIAMKEVTSIENDSRRVTPDTLFIAASGYIDDAHPYITDAYERGCRMFLVDETQQDIWQNRYIDAFFIGIPNIQRQLGKIASHFYDHPSMKLVVCGITGTSGKSTTAFVTYQALRKMGFHAGLIGTIEYRINDESFPAPNTTPDALMLQRFLAQMVEKKVEYVIMEVSSHALALGRLEGIDFDIMAFTNFSQDHLDFHKTMEEYFATKLSAIDLLNQSRKPKRIFIYNQDMNRAVEVLKHALSFPDIQLYSISLRDEKADYCATDIVLSSEGSSFRVKGIPFSIRMIGLTNVYNFTMAFAILAQWRLHLRAIAQSMSDITVKGRVEPVVGNGITAVIDYAHKPDALEKVLLTLRDTLREGGRLISVFGAGGDRDRTKRPIMGEISGKLADYTVLTSDNPRTEDPLAILAEIEEGIKRITKNYIIEPDREKAIFAALTMAKPGDIVLIAGKGHEDYQIIGKEKRHFSDREIVEKWFTQHGIPWK; via the coding sequence ATGTTAATGAATCTTCTTTTGAGGGATATTTTAGGACGAGAAGCGTTTGAAACAACCTATCGGTCGATCGCGATGAAAGAAGTGACATCGATAGAAAATGATTCCCGTCGTGTCACCCCTGACACCCTCTTTATTGCTGCTTCTGGCTATATTGATGATGCCCACCCGTACATTACCGACGCGTATGAGCGAGGGTGCCGGATGTTTCTCGTTGACGAAACACAGCAGGACATCTGGCAAAACCGATATATTGACGCTTTTTTTATTGGCATCCCCAATATCCAGCGCCAGCTTGGAAAAATCGCCAGTCATTTTTATGATCATCCTTCCATGAAGCTTGTGGTCTGCGGAATCACAGGAACCTCCGGAAAAAGCACCACGGCTTTTGTGACCTATCAGGCTCTTCGAAAGATGGGGTTTCATGCGGGGCTTATCGGTACTATTGAGTACCGCATAAACGATGAATCTTTTCCGGCCCCAAATACTACCCCGGATGCCCTTATGCTCCAGCGTTTCCTTGCTCAGATGGTGGAAAAGAAGGTGGAGTATGTTATCATGGAGGTTTCCTCGCATGCCCTTGCCCTTGGACGGCTCGAGGGGATCGACTTTGACATTATGGCTTTCACCAACTTTTCTCAGGATCATCTGGATTTTCACAAAACAATGGAGGAATATTTTGCTACGAAACTCTCCGCTATAGACCTACTCAACCAATCCAGAAAACCCAAACGTATCTTTATCTACAATCAAGACATGAACCGGGCTGTGGAAGTATTAAAACACGCCCTCTCATTTCCTGATATACAACTCTATAGTATCTCGCTCAGGGATGAAAAAGCTGATTATTGTGCTACGGATATCGTTCTCTCTTCGGAGGGAAGTAGCTTTCGTGTGAAGGGAATCCCTTTCTCTATCCGGATGATTGGCCTCACAAATGTGTACAATTTCACCATGGCTTTTGCTATTCTGGCACAGTGGCGACTTCATCTTCGGGCTATTGCCCAATCGATGAGCGATATTACCGTGAAAGGCAGGGTCGAACCTGTGGTGGGCAATGGTATTACTGCCGTAATTGACTACGCCCATAAACCCGATGCCCTCGAAAAAGTACTCCTCACTCTCCGTGATACCCTTCGTGAAGGAGGGCGTCTCATCAGTGTTTTTGGGGCAGGGGGCGACCGTGACAGAACAAAAAGACCCATCATGGGAGAAATCTCTGGAAAGCTTGCTGATTATACTGTTCTCACCTCCGATAACCCTAGAACAGAGGATCCCCTCGCTATTCTTGCCGAGATAGAAGAAGGTATCAAACGAATAACCAAAAACTACATCATAGAACCAGACAGAGAAAAGGCTATCTTTGCTGCCCTGACTATGGCAAAACCAGGGGATATTGTTCTCATCGCGGGCAAGGGGCATGAAGACTACCAGATCATAGGCAAAGAGAAACGACACTTCAGCGACCGGGAGATTGTTGAAAAATGGTTCACCCAGCATGGTATCCCGTGGAAATAG
- a CDS encoding glycosyltransferase family 4 protein: MKKALVHDWFSVYAGAEKCVESFTNIWDDFDVYSLIDFLTERDREIILKGKHAKTSFIQRLPFAKKKYRGYLAFFPLAIEQFDLREYDLIISSSHAVAKGVLTHADQLHISYIHTPMRYAWDLYHQYLRESGLDHGLKGGLAKLILHYIRLWDLSTVHRVDRFVANSHYIARRIKRVYGVNADVIYPPVDVEKFLLGEKKEDFYLTASRMVPYKKIDLIVETFSHLGKKLVVVGTGPDEKKIKSLAAKNVELLGYQSDEVLRDLMQRARAFVFAAEEDFGIVPVEAQACGTPVICLGRGGTSETVIDGLTGIHFENQSVNDLASAIERFEQMEDTFDPTKIRNHALQFSRQRFEEEFKKYVDDAYQQFCELRKK; the protein is encoded by the coding sequence ATCAAAAAGGCATTGGTGCATGATTGGTTTTCTGTGTACGCAGGCGCTGAGAAGTGTGTCGAAAGTTTTACCAATATCTGGGATGATTTTGATGTTTATAGCCTTATTGATTTTTTAACTGAGAGGGATAGAGAAATTATCCTCAAAGGAAAACATGCAAAAACCTCTTTTATTCAAAGACTTCCTTTTGCAAAAAAGAAGTACCGGGGTTATCTTGCTTTTTTCCCTCTCGCTATAGAACAGTTTGATCTCCGTGAGTATGACCTTATCATTTCTTCTTCTCATGCGGTGGCAAAAGGGGTGCTTACCCATGCAGATCAGTTGCATATTAGCTATATTCATACTCCTATGCGGTATGCCTGGGATCTCTACCACCAGTATCTCCGGGAGAGTGGACTTGATCATGGGCTTAAGGGAGGACTGGCAAAGCTTATTCTTCATTATATAAGATTGTGGGATCTCTCGACAGTGCATCGTGTGGATAGGTTCGTGGCAAATTCTCACTATATTGCAAGGCGTATCAAAAGGGTGTATGGAGTTAACGCAGACGTTATCTATCCACCGGTTGATGTGGAGAAGTTTCTTCTAGGTGAAAAGAAGGAAGATTTTTATCTGACGGCTTCTCGGATGGTTCCTTATAAAAAGATCGATCTTATTGTTGAGACATTTTCTCATCTTGGTAAAAAGCTGGTTGTTGTAGGTACAGGACCGGATGAAAAAAAGATTAAGAGTCTGGCGGCCAAAAATGTGGAGCTTTTGGGGTATCAGAGCGATGAAGTATTAAGGGATCTTATGCAGCGAGCCAGGGCGTTTGTATTTGCTGCGGAGGAGGATTTTGGGATTGTCCCTGTAGAAGCTCAGGCTTGTGGGACGCCGGTGATCTGTCTTGGACGCGGAGGAACCAGTGAGACAGTAATAGACGGTTTGACAGGCATACATTTTGAGAATCAGTCTGTAAATGATCTTGCCAGCGCCATTGAGCGATTTGAGCAGATGGAGGATACCTTTGATCCAACGAAAATCCGCAATCATGCTCTTCAGTTTAGCCGTCAGAGGTTTGAGGAAGAATTTAAAAAGTATGTTGATGATGCGTATCAACAATTTTGTGAACTGAGAAAAAAGTAA
- a CDS encoding S1 RNA-binding domain-containing protein — MGIESKDDIFLSAMAEGEKRKPSFAREKQKLQEGTVVAVTAEDVFLSLGGKSECVVPRAEFSEDPRVGDRIAVVVMDMKDGVLRASRKEAEKQDLQQRIRRSLQRNEPVSGVIEDVVRKDGQPKGFIVMLGGVIKAFLPLSHIDLPSDIEELKGKTFDFLVIEQDRNQVTVSRRELLKRGQARNFSLFFERHHVGDVVKGTVEKVEPSYLFVNVENIIAFMHISDFSWKYIKDLSQVVKVGDTFDVKILEMNQAKKSIKVGRKQLMPDPWEGLEKRYKVGDILKATAVSYKANGVLLEVEDGVEAFLSADEISWTEKIRDPRKAIRLGTTLEVKIVDLDLEKRRMDVSLREIQTNPWDEAETKYPVGRKLEGTVSSVVDFGVFVRFDDGIEGLLRKEDIDWIANVDPKTQFKRGDKITVVVLQIDTEKQKLRLGMKQLSDHPYKTFQMNYPKGSAVKARVTNIADQGLEVEVEGLPAFIHVSQLAKERIENIADHFKVGDEVEAAVRVVDPVKNRIELSIREFLEHKEKQEVSHHMAASDASEVPTIGSLLGDKLAAFQKKNEKQPANKVTKKKPE, encoded by the coding sequence ATGGGTATCGAATCGAAAGACGACATTTTTCTCTCTGCCATGGCTGAGGGAGAAAAACGCAAGCCATCTTTTGCTCGGGAGAAACAAAAGCTTCAAGAAGGAACGGTTGTGGCTGTGACAGCCGAAGATGTATTTCTAAGCCTGGGAGGCAAATCAGAGTGTGTTGTGCCTCGTGCAGAGTTCTCTGAGGACCCCCGGGTTGGTGATCGTATTGCTGTGGTTGTTATGGATATGAAAGATGGTGTTTTGCGCGCATCACGCAAGGAGGCAGAGAAACAGGATCTTCAGCAGAGGATTAGACGTTCTCTTCAAAGGAATGAACCTGTCTCAGGCGTGATAGAGGATGTTGTCAGAAAAGATGGACAGCCCAAGGGATTTATTGTTATGCTTGGGGGAGTAATCAAGGCTTTTCTGCCACTTTCTCATATTGATTTGCCATCAGATATAGAAGAATTGAAAGGGAAGACTTTTGATTTCTTGGTGATTGAACAGGACCGTAACCAGGTTACGGTATCTCGTCGTGAACTTCTCAAAAGAGGGCAGGCAAGAAATTTTTCTCTTTTCTTTGAAAGACACCATGTTGGCGATGTGGTCAAAGGGACAGTGGAAAAAGTTGAGCCAAGTTATCTCTTCGTTAATGTTGAAAATATTATTGCTTTTATGCATATTTCAGACTTTTCCTGGAAGTACATTAAAGATCTCTCTCAGGTTGTGAAGGTGGGCGATACTTTTGATGTCAAGATTCTTGAGATGAATCAGGCAAAGAAATCGATAAAGGTTGGACGCAAACAACTGATGCCAGATCCCTGGGAAGGTCTTGAGAAACGATACAAGGTTGGAGATATTCTCAAGGCTACAGCGGTTTCTTACAAAGCCAATGGCGTGCTTCTTGAGGTAGAAGATGGGGTGGAGGCTTTTCTTTCTGCCGATGAGATCTCCTGGACGGAAAAGATTCGTGATCCACGCAAGGCTATTCGGCTTGGAACAACTCTGGAAGTAAAAATTGTCGATCTTGATCTCGAAAAACGGCGGATGGATGTTTCTCTCCGTGAGATTCAGACCAACCCCTGGGATGAGGCGGAAACGAAATATCCTGTGGGACGTAAACTCGAGGGAACCGTTTCTTCTGTTGTTGATTTTGGTGTTTTTGTGCGTTTTGATGATGGGATTGAAGGGCTTCTTCGCAAGGAGGATATCGACTGGATTGCCAATGTGGATCCCAAGACTCAGTTTAAGCGGGGGGATAAGATTACTGTGGTGGTGCTCCAGATTGACACAGAGAAACAAAAGCTTCGTCTCGGCATGAAGCAGCTTTCGGATCATCCGTATAAAACCTTCCAGATGAATTATCCCAAAGGAAGTGCAGTCAAGGCTCGAGTTACCAATATAGCTGATCAAGGCCTTGAAGTAGAGGTGGAGGGGCTTCCAGCTTTTATCCATGTATCGCAGCTTGCCAAGGAAAGAATAGAAAACATTGCTGATCATTTCAAGGTGGGTGACGAAGTTGAGGCCGCGGTTCGTGTTGTTGATCCGGTAAAAAACCGAATAGAACTCAGCATCAGAGAGTTTTTGGAACACAAGGAAAAGCAAGAAGTGAGCCATCATATGGCTGCAAGCGACGCTTCCGAGGTGCCTACCATAGGATCTTTGCTGGGCGATAAGCTCGCAGCTTTTCAAAAGAAGAACGAAAAACAACCTGCAAACAAAGTTACAAAGAAAAAACCAGAGTAA
- a CDS encoding tetratricopeptide repeat protein, whose amino-acid sequence MQSNKTSGMLIEQLKQHWFGIALTVVGGLVVVVGLLFWLSYENEKESKAASLYDEAVLVLVYQLPQVSTNAARVNEISQYVLAKLDSIRTQYPRTFSSMRARLLLGRLYAQSYLAQGGDEAYNQAIQLYDEVARMASSPFYKGLALLNKAQLLEHHADWQSALETYRLVARKYNEFYTPYTWISLGRVGEVMNDKNTAMAAYETVVTKYTNSSWYGLALGRLTMLRQSSSSAQPVTPPMNATPVLGQ is encoded by the coding sequence ATGCAGTCAAATAAAACATCTGGAATGTTGATAGAACAATTGAAACAACATTGGTTTGGTATTGCTCTTACCGTTGTTGGTGGATTGGTGGTTGTTGTAGGTCTTCTTTTTTGGCTCTCGTATGAGAATGAAAAAGAGAGCAAAGCAGCATCGCTCTATGATGAGGCAGTACTTGTTCTTGTGTATCAGCTTCCTCAGGTAAGTACAAACGCAGCCCGTGTGAATGAGATAAGTCAGTATGTGCTGGCAAAACTTGATAGTATTCGTACACAGTATCCCCGTACTTTTTCCTCAATGCGCGCAAGACTTCTTTTGGGGCGATTGTATGCCCAGAGTTATCTTGCACAGGGTGGGGATGAGGCGTATAATCAGGCGATTCAACTCTATGATGAAGTGGCGAGGATGGCATCTTCTCCGTTTTACAAGGGACTTGCGCTTCTGAATAAGGCACAGCTCCTCGAGCATCATGCAGATTGGCAGAGTGCTCTTGAAACGTACCGTCTTGTAGCTAGAAAGTATAATGAGTTCTATACACCCTATACCTGGATCAGTTTGGGGCGTGTAGGAGAAGTTATGAATGATAAGAATACTGCTATGGCTGCTTACGAGACAGTGGTAACGAAATACACGAATTCGAGCTGGTACGGTCTGGCTCTGGGCAGATTAACCATGCTTCGTCAGAGCAGTTCTTCAGCACAGCCCGTGACACCACCTATGAATGCCACCCCTGTGTTGGGACAATAG
- the gatC gene encoding Asp-tRNA(Asn)/Glu-tRNA(Gln) amidotransferase subunit GatC — translation MADITLSDVEKVARLAKLSFSDQEKEVFLQQFSKIVHFVEKIGELDTEHIPPMTHAVEKWNVVREDKEGSSLSNEEIAGIAPRFDDGHIIVPKVKTHE, via the coding sequence ATGGCTGATATTACCCTCTCTGATGTGGAAAAGGTTGCTCGATTGGCCAAGCTCTCTTTTTCTGATCAGGAGAAAGAAGTTTTCCTTCAGCAGTTTTCAAAGATTGTGCATTTTGTTGAAAAGATAGGAGAGCTTGATACCGAGCACATCCCTCCCATGACTCACGCTGTTGAAAAGTGGAATGTTGTGCGAGAGGATAAAGAGGGCTCTTCTCTTTCGAACGAAGAGATTGCCGGGATTGCTCCTCGTTTTGATGATGGTCATATCATTGTTCCCAAAGTGAAAACTCACGAATAG
- the trmB gene encoding tRNA (guanosine(46)-N7)-methyltransferase TrmB: MERNRFPDIEREFQAREPLYSEWFPLLEGRRVVLDIGCGHGDFLIEKTDQSPESFFVGIEISRKRVAKTSHRLAKRNRKNYAVIHGDGEWALKVFFSTASVDEIHINFPDPWLRKRHWKNRLLRPSFVLQVIRVLKKGGKIFFVTDVEEYARYAVEVFRQFEWLQSVYPTEIVQNLYERFPTLFYQKMSPLRPIQYVCFEKIENSLLG; the protein is encoded by the coding sequence ATGGAACGCAATCGCTTTCCAGATATTGAGCGAGAGTTTCAAGCCAGAGAGCCGTTATATAGTGAGTGGTTTCCCCTTCTTGAGGGAAGGCGTGTTGTTCTGGATATTGGGTGTGGGCATGGGGATTTTCTCATAGAAAAGACAGATCAGTCTCCAGAATCTTTTTTTGTTGGTATAGAAATTTCAAGAAAGCGTGTAGCCAAAACATCCCATCGACTGGCAAAAAGAAACCGGAAAAATTATGCAGTGATCCATGGAGACGGAGAATGGGCGCTCAAAGTGTTTTTTTCGACAGCCAGTGTTGATGAAATTCATATCAATTTTCCTGATCCGTGGTTACGGAAACGTCACTGGAAGAATCGACTTCTCAGACCTTCGTTTGTTCTTCAGGTTATTCGGGTTCTCAAAAAAGGGGGTAAGATCTTTTTTGTCACGGATGTAGAGGAGTATGCCCGTTATGCGGTGGAGGTTTTTCGGCAGTTTGAGTGGCTACAAAGTGTTTATCCAACAGAAATAGTCCAGAATCTTTATGAGAGATTTCCGACTCTTTTTTATCAAAAGATGAGTCCGCTGAGGCCTATTCAGTATGTTTGTTTTGAGAAGATAGAAAATTCTTTACTTGGTTAG
- a CDS encoding TatD family hydrolase: MYIDTHCHLSHCFPSFEEALQNIPKDITYLIDISISPNEILSLTQKILPEKILSAFGFYPELCEQWNEEQKQNLKHWIKTLHPLAIGEIGLDYHHHYGTPFLQQRLFIDQLELASLYHKPVLIHSRDAFDDTFSILQNFHPGTPVILHCYGYGPAELEKFLTLPDIYVSFAGNITYPSAQLLRDALHLVPRERLFLETDAPYLSPVPMRGKRNQPDYIRYTYDHVSKILSWELSELCQQIQNNFSRIFLSKLTK, from the coding sequence ATGTACATTGATACCCATTGTCACCTCTCTCACTGTTTTCCTTCTTTCGAGGAAGCACTTCAAAACATCCCAAAAGACATCACTTACCTTATCGATATATCGATATCCCCCAATGAAATCTTAAGTCTTACTCAAAAAATCCTGCCAGAAAAAATACTATCCGCCTTTGGTTTTTACCCTGAACTCTGCGAACAATGGAACGAAGAACAAAAACAAAACCTCAAACACTGGATTAAAACCCTTCATCCTCTCGCCATAGGAGAAATCGGACTGGACTATCATCATCACTACGGCACACCCTTTCTCCAGCAGCGTCTTTTCATTGACCAGCTCGAGCTTGCCTCGCTCTATCATAAGCCCGTTCTTATTCATTCCCGAGATGCTTTTGATGATACCTTTTCCATTCTCCAAAATTTTCACCCGGGAACCCCTGTCATCCTTCATTGCTACGGTTATGGACCAGCAGAACTCGAAAAATTCCTCACCCTCCCGGACATCTATGTCTCCTTTGCTGGAAACATCACTTACCCTTCTGCTCAACTTCTCCGAGATGCCTTGCATCTCGTCCCCAGAGAGAGGCTTTTTCTCGAAACTGATGCACCCTACCTTTCCCCTGTTCCTATGCGTGGCAAAAGAAATCAACCAGACTATATCCGGTATACCTATGACCACGTCTCCAAAATCCTTTCATGGGAACTCAGTGAACTCTGTCAACAAATTCAGAACAATTTCTCAAGGATATTTCTCTCAAAACTAACCAAGTAA
- a CDS encoding M23 family metallopeptidase, with translation MATYRRKDTRNIQVIRERNTSMYHKSGWQKFKEGWYLFWSEVGRQLRLLFTKIHEKGSQRLTIMVVPHSEKKTINIHISNYFLFFTTVLLVAMVITSMYTISENAQANKQVVILRQLDNHNRTQISEYKSSIESLSERFYNFKSDIGTVISGVSSEKNLQQLDPIEIKEESKSSVAKGVKNLEQMQFELDVIRENVKRLGKYVIDHKRLLREMPSRYPLQMRGRLTSKYGPRVDPVYKWKIENHPGIDLAVIPGTPILAAADGTVRMAEYHGGYGLVVEIQHKYGISTRYAHMMRFGPGIYPGAQVKQGQVIGYVGTTGKSTGYHLHYEVRIGGETVNPLPYATMLE, from the coding sequence ATGGCTACCTACCGACGAAAGGATACTCGAAATATTCAGGTTATTAGAGAACGCAATACCAGTATGTACCATAAATCGGGTTGGCAAAAGTTTAAAGAAGGGTGGTATCTTTTCTGGTCTGAGGTTGGACGACAACTCAGGCTTCTCTTTACAAAAATTCATGAAAAGGGTTCTCAGCGTTTGACGATCATGGTGGTACCTCATAGTGAAAAGAAGACCATTAATATTCATATTTCGAACTATTTTTTGTTTTTTACTACAGTTTTGCTGGTTGCTATGGTTATCACCTCCATGTACACCATTTCAGAAAACGCGCAGGCAAATAAACAGGTGGTGATTCTTCGCCAACTTGACAATCATAATCGCACACAAATTTCAGAATACAAATCCAGTATAGAGTCTCTGTCTGAGCGTTTTTATAATTTTAAGAGTGATATAGGTACCGTCATCAGTGGGGTTTCCAGTGAAAAAAATCTGCAGCAGTTGGATCCTATTGAAATTAAAGAAGAATCCAAGTCTTCGGTGGCAAAAGGGGTGAAAAATCTTGAACAGATGCAATTTGAGCTTGATGTGATACGGGAGAATGTAAAGCGGTTGGGGAAATATGTTATAGATCATAAGAGGCTTCTTCGTGAAATGCCGTCCCGTTATCCACTTCAGATGCGTGGACGTCTTACCTCGAAGTATGGGCCTCGAGTGGATCCTGTCTATAAGTGGAAAATAGAGAATCATCCGGGTATCGATTTGGCAGTGATTCCTGGTACACCGATTCTGGCGGCAGCTGATGGTACGGTGAGAATGGCTGAATATCATGGTGGGTATGGGCTTGTAGTAGAGATTCAGCATAAGTATGGTATTTCTACACGGTATGCTCATATGATGCGCTTTGGCCCGGGTATCTACCCTGGTGCTCAGGTGAAACAGGGACAGGTGATAGGGTATGTGGGAACGACAGGGAAGTCGACAGGATACCATCTCCACTATGAAGTGCGTATAGGGGGAGAGACAGTGAATCCACTTCCTTATGCAACGATGCTGGAATAA
- a CDS encoding bactofilin family protein, which translates to MANEEIVLSGSVNDEQSNSVIGRDNCFSGEMRSDGLLRIDGDYCGVIRGYGVVVVGQHGRIKGDIYARKVRIGGKVKGTVYALERVDILSTGKLVGDMYTKRCQLEEGMCFTGKGNILPEQQLEEIFTRQVKNTPKISMDDF; encoded by the coding sequence ATGGCAAATGAAGAAATAGTGCTTTCTGGAAGTGTGAATGATGAACAAAGCAATTCCGTTATAGGAAGGGATAACTGCTTTTCGGGAGAGATGCGTTCGGATGGACTTTTGCGCATAGATGGCGATTATTGTGGGGTTATTCGTGGATATGGTGTGGTAGTGGTGGGACAACACGGACGTATCAAGGGAGATATCTATGCTCGAAAGGTTCGCATCGGAGGCAAGGTCAAGGGAACAGTGTATGCTCTGGAGCGAGTGGACATTCTCTCAACAGGGAAGCTTGTGGGAGATATGTACACGAAACGTTGTCAACTGGAAGAGGGCATGTGCTTTACGGGGAAAGGTAATATTCTGCCAGAGCAGCAGCTCGAGGAGATCTTTACCCGGCAAGTGAAAAATACTCCAAAGATTTCAATGGATGATTTTTAA
- a CDS encoding STAS domain-containing protein, producing MESSKVYVGVVDRYVYVVKVIGRGTLEYSTELFETFSMKLDKNELKALYFDLSEAQYLDSSFIGVIVSLQKKMKKEKRGELFILNPSAKVIEIFGTMGLEDLLPMKVDDQLKNVEYTEEMAQRLEKTEESIRILLQSHQDLMEINPQNRRRFRLVEEMLKKELERFEK from the coding sequence ATGGAAAGTTCTAAGGTGTATGTTGGTGTTGTAGACAGGTATGTGTATGTAGTCAAGGTGATTGGAAGGGGTACGCTTGAGTATTCGACGGAGTTGTTTGAAACCTTCTCGATGAAGCTTGATAAGAATGAACTCAAGGCTTTGTATTTTGACCTTTCTGAAGCTCAGTATCTAGACAGTTCATTTATTGGTGTTATTGTTTCCCTGCAGAAAAAAATGAAAAAAGAAAAAAGAGGTGAACTCTTTATTCTCAATCCTTCTGCAAAGGTTATAGAGATTTTTGGAACGATGGGGCTTGAGGATCTTTTGCCTATGAAGGTAGATGATCAACTTAAGAATGTGGAATATACAGAAGAGATGGCACAGCGGCTTGAGAAAACAGAGGAGTCTATTCGTATTTTGCTCCAGTCCCATCAAGATCTGATGGAAATAAATCCTCAGAATCGTCGCCGTTTTCGTTTGGTAGAAGAGATGCTTAAGAAAGAACTTGAAAGGTTTGAAAAATGA
- the lpxA gene encoding acyl-ACP--UDP-N-acetylglucosamine O-acyltransferase, whose product MSIHPTAVIGPEVVLGKDVMIHPYAVLDGKITVGDGCEIGPFVHLTGWVTIGKNTKIYAGAAIGTPPQDYSFDGTPGLVEIGENCVLREYVTVHTPVRGAEGEKTIVGDNCFLMANSHVAHNVKLGKNVVLANGCLLAGYVEVEDFAFLSGNSAVHQHCRIGAYVMVGGLTKVVQDVPPYVLCDGSPAMAHGLNVVGLRRRGFTQEQRTMLKELYRILYSGISLREAIAKMKAMETDPLVAHFVEFVEKAEKRGIISASE is encoded by the coding sequence ATGAGTATTCATCCTACTGCTGTTATAGGACCCGAGGTTGTTTTAGGAAAGGATGTGATGATTCATCCTTATGCTGTTCTTGATGGAAAGATCACCGTAGGTGATGGTTGTGAGATTGGGCCTTTTGTGCATCTGACGGGTTGGGTCACGATCGGGAAAAATACAAAGATCTACGCAGGAGCTGCTATTGGCACTCCTCCCCAGGATTATTCATTTGATGGGACTCCTGGTCTTGTTGAGATTGGAGAGAATTGTGTTTTACGGGAGTATGTGACGGTTCATACCCCTGTTCGTGGCGCGGAAGGGGAAAAAACGATTGTAGGCGATAATTGTTTCTTGATGGCAAATTCTCATGTTGCGCACAATGTAAAGCTCGGGAAGAATGTGGTGCTTGCTAATGGGTGTCTTTTGGCTGGCTACGTCGAAGTGGAGGATTTTGCTTTTCTCTCTGGAAATTCTGCCGTGCATCAGCATTGTCGGATTGGTGCGTATGTGATGGTAGGTGGTCTTACCAAGGTTGTTCAGGATGTGCCACCATACGTGCTCTGTGATGGTTCTCCTGCGATGGCTCATGGACTCAATGTGGTGGGACTCCGTCGTCGGGGCTTTACGCAGGAGCAGCGTACGATGCTCAAGGAGCTTTACCGTATTCTCTATAGTGGGATATCGCTTCGTGAAGCCATAGCCAAGATGAAAGCAATGGAAACAGATCCGCTTGTGGCGCATTTTGTCGAGTTTGTTGAAAAGGCAGAGAAACGGGGGATTATCAGTGCCAGTGAATAG